DNA sequence from the Candidatus Eisenbacteria bacterium genome:
CTCCACGCCGAGCCCGGCGAGGTCTCGATCCATCCCAATACCACGATGGCTCAGGCGGTCGCGCTCTCGGCGCTCGACTTCACGCCGCCGCGGAATCGGCTGGTGTGCACGGACCAAGACTTCCCGTCGATGCTCTATCTCTACGAAGGGCTGACTCGGCGCGGCGTCGACGTGGTTCGCATCCCGGCGCGGGACCGTCATGCGATCGAGGAGCAGGATGTCCTTGCGGCCATCGACGAGCGGACCGCGGTGGTCGCGGTATCGCAGGTCCTGTTCCGCAACAGCCAGGTGCTGGATGTCGCACCCATCGTGCGGCGAGCTCACGACGTGGGGGCGTTGGTGATGCTCGACGCCTACCAGGCGATCGGCGTGGTCCCGGTCGACGTCGGCTCGATCGGCGTGGATCTGCTGGCGGGGGGCACCATCAAGTGGCTGTGCGGGGGCCCCGGCGTCGGCTATCTGTACGCGAGCCCGCGGCTGGAGCTACGCCCGGCCCTCACCGGATGGATGGCGCACGAGCGGCCTTTCGACTTCGACAAAGGCGCGATGCGCTGGAGCGAAGGGTCACGCCGGTTCCAGACCGGCACGCCGTCGATTCCTTCGGTGCTCGCGGCGCAGCCCGGCGCCGAGATCGTGGCCGAGATCGGAGTCGAGAGAATTCGCGAGAAGTCGTTGCGGCTCACCGAGCGCATGATTGGCTGGGCCGACGAGATGGGCTTTGCCCTGGGGTCGCCGCGCGAGCCTGCGCGGCGCGGCGGCACCGTGGTGCTCGACGTGCCCCACGCCGAACGCGTATGCCAGGCGCTGCTGAAGGCCGACGTCATGCTCGACTTCCGGCCTGGGGTCGGGATCCGGCTGGCGCCGCACTTCTACACACGGGAAGACGAAGTCGACCTGGTCCTGAAGATGGTGCGCGACGAGGTCGAGCG
Encoded proteins:
- a CDS encoding aminotransferase class V-fold PLP-dependent enzyme, translating into LHAEPGEVSIHPNTTMAQAVALSALDFTPPRNRLVCTDQDFPSMLYLYEGLTRRGVDVVRIPARDRHAIEEQDVLAAIDERTAVVAVSQVLFRNSQVLDVAPIVRRAHDVGALVMLDAYQAIGVVPVDVGSIGVDLLAGGTIKWLCGGPGVGYLYASPRLELRPALTGWMAHERPFDFDKGAMRWSEGSRRFQTGTPSIPSVLAAQPGAEIVAEIGVERIREKSLRLTERMIGWADEMGFALGSPREPARRGGTVVLDVPHAERVCQALLKADVMLDFRPGVGIRLAPHFYTREDEVDLVLKMVRDEVERVLCA